Sequence from the Flavobacterium sp. TR2 genome:
CTAAAACATTTTTATAATAATACTCAAGATGCCTGCGATTAAAATCATTAATTTTTACTTGCGCTGACTTATACAAATCCAAAAAACCAATTAATAGCGCGATCTGCGGCAAAAATTGGGCTTCTAGTATGCTATTTCTTGAAATATAGGATCTTGATGCTCGCACTAAATTATTGAATTTTGCAATGACAGATTCAAACAAAGCAGATAAATAGCGGATAGATCCATTTATTTTTTCCTTGTTAGAGCTTTCTAAAAGCATTGGCAAACTGACCTCTTCTTTTTTTTTAAGTCCCGATAATTTCGGATGCGGGTCAGGGTTTTTGAAGCTGATAAATACTAAAGAAGCCTCTTCGCAAAAGTTTTTTAAATTGGCTGATTCTTTATGAGTTGATTGAATATTGATCAATAACTCTCCTAAATCATTCGGGAAAGGCAAAGCATTCAATAGATGCTGGAGTTTTGTTAATTGGGCAATTACATCAAATAAAAAGTCTATCAATCGAGTCAATTTGTCCAATCGCTCAGATAATAGGTTACTGTGGCTGTCATGCTCAATTGTTTTTTTAATGGCGCCAAACTGACTGCTTAAATCGACAACATCTATTCTGCTGATTAAGAGGGCAGCGAGATAAGGATCATTATACAGAAAATCTTCCCAAGTTCCATCTATCTCATTGGTTTGCGCATTGTAATAATTAAACTGAGCTGAAATTTTATGAATGTAACTGATCATTTCAGGAATATCCCGCGAATCAATTTTAAAATAATCAGGCATCAAAGTATCAAGCATTCGCTGTGCCTGGCTAAGCCCTTGATTTGATGTCATAAATATTTCGCTGTTCATATTCTTTACTATAAATTAGTCCCCTCAAGAAGGTAAAAGGGAAATACAATATTGTGTCTAGTGTTTGTTATAATGATTTTATAATTGACTTCGATATGCAGCACTCCGTCCAATTCGTTGCGGGTTACTACTTTGGCATCAATAAAATCGACACGCGCTTCAAAATTTAAAATTGCCTTGCTAATGGTATTGTTCAAACCTGTAACAAAAGATGCGTCATGACGCTCAAACATAAATTTTCGAAGATTGCAGCCATACTCAGGTCTCATTAATCTTTCTCCTGGATCTGTGCTCAATAAAATATGGAGACTTTCTGCAATATCGGTTTCGTCTGAGACTAATGTTACATTTTTAGTTTCTTTGCTAAATGAAGGAGGAAATTTCCATCCTGTTCCTAAAAATGATTTTAATTCCATTGCTTATCCTCCTATCAAAACGGTTGGCAAACCCAAAACAATCGAGCCTCCATGTGCGGTCGTATCGCCCATACGAGCGGCAGGCATACCACAAATAAGTACTGTCGATGAACCTTTTACAATACTGTCAGGCGGTCCTACGCATACGAGCATATCGCCTACTCGAGCAGCAGGCAAAGAACCTATTAAAACGGTTGGAGCACCTGCTACAATTGGTCCGCCTACGTGCGGTATTGGCGGCAGTCCTGGCGTTACCATTGGACAAGTATGCATATCTGTTATTCTAGCGGCTGGAGCTCCCATATTTTTTTACATTTAAAGTTAATTTATCATTACTATTGCACCTTTTACGGTGGTTTGTCCGCTGGCAGATAATTCTGCTGTAGCGGCTCCTTTAGCCACAAATCCTATGTTGGCATTATTGTTTATGTTTAAACCCGTCATTTTTACATCCATCTGAGCCTCAATCTCAACATTCTGCACGGCTGTTAACGAAATTTTTCCTTTTGCATCTAGAACAATGTCTTTAGAACTTTGCACAGAAATGCCATTGGAGTCCATTGTTATTGAATTGCTGTGCTGATCTTTAATTTCTATAGATTTGGCATCATCGCTAAAAGTGATATAATTTCCTGCCGGCGTTTCTAACTTCAATATCTTTTTCTCATCATCAAATGTCATTTTGAGCTGACTTTTTGTGATAATCGTTTTGATATAATTGTTATTGTCTGCTGCGGTTGCTGCTGCGGTTTTGGCAGTGCTGTATAACGATCCCAAAATAACTGGGTAACGCGGATCATTTTCTAAAAATCCAATTATGACTTCATCTCCAACTTCTGGCAAAAAACCTGCTCCTGCCTTATTTGTCGCATGAAAATTGGCCATTCTGGCCCATATTCCGTCTTGATTTTCAGCATTGCTTGGCAATGTGATCAAAATGCGGAATTGAGAATCTGGGTCTCCAAATATTTTTTTTACTGTAGCAACCTGTAAACCGTTAATGGGCGGAAGCTGACCAGATGCATTAGGATAAGCGAAATCTTTATTTTCGTAGGCAAACTTTTCGTCAAGTCCAAATTTTACTTTGGTCGTCCAGTTGCCGCTCTCTAAAACGTGATTCACCATTGTCACATAGGCATTTCCGTTAAAACGGTCTCCTACTCCTGCCAATTCAATTACAGTGTTTGGCTTTACTGTTCCATTGCCTATAAAACTGACCACTCCTCTTATGGCGGCCAATCTGATTTTTAATAAACTTGAATTTCCCCAAACCGTTAAATCTTCATTTGTAAGCGGCGTATTTGAAGTGAGCTTTAATTCTTTTTGATTTAGCTGGCCCGATAATGTTTTAGCGCTCAAATTTCCTTGTGCATTGAGAGAAGGCTCGGCTGCGTTCGACACCAATAGACTTTGCTGTTTAATATCCCAACTGCTTACCTGCAAAGCTGTAGGCTGTTTCTCTGCCGATAATTCTGCATCAAAGGAAAGAATAGATTCTCCAAAACCAATGCGAAGCACAGCATCCCCGTCAACTTTTGGTTTACCGATTGTCATTTCGTCGCCATCTAATGCAATAACAAAACCATTAAAATCTGCACGCGCCAAAACAAAATCCCAATCTGTAGCTAGTTTTTGGAACATGGCTTCAGAAACGGCCGTTGTACTGTCAACCGTTGCAGTAACGCCGTAATTGCTGGCAATGGAATTCATAATTGCACTATCAGTTTTACTGCTAAATTGTGCTTCCGTTTTATTGTAGCACATCGTAACTGCTTTATGTTTGCAGGTAATAATTAAGGCAAAAGGCTCTCCATCATTTATACGGATCGCTTGTTTTACAATTACCCCCTTAAAAATAGATGTTTCGGCATCTGATCCGTAACCTGCTGTAATTTCAATTGTATTGCCCGGAATCAGATCGGCGCTATCGCTAATAGGAAAATCAGCAGATTCTACTGTTCCGTCAATAAGACTAATTTCAGCATATGATATTCTGTTTAATTCATGTGTAATGTATACAGATTCTACAGGGTACGAATCTTTTATTGGGCTTCCATTTGCTTTAATCGTCAGCCTTAAGGTAGGATCAGAAATATCTAATGGTGATTTTGCTGGCATTTATTATTATTTTTTTATTGGGGGAAAATACAACTGATCTCCTGGTTTTATCGCATTTATACTGGTTAGATTATTTATTTTGGCAACTTCCATATAATAGGAACTGTCTCCGTATATTCTAAAAGTCATTAAGGGCAAAGTATCTCCTGCTTTCACTGTTCTCATGTGCGTTAAGTCAGGCGAACTCTTTTTGGCTTCTTTAGCTACCGTAACAAAATCAGTCGTTCCCGATAACATAAGCTCAATAGAAGCTCGAAGCGCTGTACCGTCTTCTTTAAATAAATTATAGCTAACATTTAATCCTTTGCAGACACAAATCATAGACAAACTTCCCCATACTATAGTGAGGTAATTGGGCCTGTGCTTTAAACCATTATAAGAATAGGTAAGCTGTTTAATTTTTTTAATATAATCGTCAACATCCAAAACTCCTTTGGGCAATGGCACAACACCAGTACCATCGGCAATTAATTTTAAGGTCATATCGTTTCCGACTAATGCCTGAAAAATAAGCGTTCTATCGTTTTGTCCGATAACTTTTGGAGCATTATACTGCGCCTTATATTTACGGGTATACGTATTTGGGTTAAACATGGCTTCTATAGGATCGCCTACAGAACTTGTGCATTCGGGATCAGAAAAAGCTTCAATTTTAAGTTTGAGTAATGCCATATTATCGCTCCGATTTTTTTTCTAGTTTCGCAATAACCCTTTCTGTACACTCCTTTATAATCTGTCTTTTCAGATCAGATAAATTTTGAGTTTCTACAGCGTCTGCTGTTTTGTTATCTTCAACGATATTGACTTTTATAACTAATTCACGAATTTCAATTGGCATAGCCTAAGTTTTAGATAATTATAATTAAAAAATCCTCGTAAAATAACTGTACGACAACTCGAGAGTTTCTATAACAATAGCATTATCCTGAGCTTTTAAATCGGATATTTTTAAAGCAACAGGATAGGCAGCATTAAATGACCATGAAGCAATTGGAGCGCTAGTCTCGTCTAATAAATTGACAATTACGGTTTTTGTAATAAAATTAAAAGACTCGATAGAATTTCGTGCCCACGTAATGAGGCCCGAATTTAATACCATTCCTCTTTTTAAAATTAAATTATCATATTTGACAGGATTTGGCAAACGATGTTCGAATCGGTTCTCGCCGCCTTCTTTTATGGTTTCAACTCCCAATTTGGCTCCAAGCCCTGTGACTTCCTGAAAACTGCCCTCGTAAACACCAGTAATTCCTACAACATTTACCTTAAAAGAAAATGCTGCAGGAAAAAATGGTGGTGTTTTAGCTACGTATGCCATTTAATTATTTCACTATCGTTAATTTTTCATGTGCCAATTCAATAGATTCTACTGCTACTTCATTACCGTCAGATTTCATATCCGTAACCGTAATTTTTACTGGAAAAGCATTCGCCAAAGTCCAGCTCATCGCTACTTCATTTTTCTCGTCCAGCAAGCTTATGGTAATAGTCGATCTTTTGTAAGTATTCATGGCAATAATATTGTACTTATCCCATAAAGCCTTATCACCTAAAAACATTCCTTTTTTTAAAGTCACATTTCCAAATTTTTGTATTCCCGGCATCTTTACGGTAGAGTATACCTTACTGCTGCCTCCGCGATATTCTATCACCTGTGTTTCTGATGATAAACCTGTTACCTCCTGAAAAATTAGTTCGGCATCATCCCATTTTACTTGAAATGAAAATTTAACTAAAGGCCAGGTGGCCGCTGATTGTGTTGAACCATCGTCTGCCATAATAAATATTTTTTAATTGATTATAGTTTAATTTAAGATTGCTGCATTTGCTGCTGGAATGTTATAATAATGAACTCCGCAGGACGTACAATTGCCACTTTTACTGTAATTAGCATTTTTCCGTCTAGAATATCTGTAGGTGTCATGGTAGACCCCAAACCAATCTGAACATCAAACGCCTGCTCAGGAACTGCTCCTGCCAAAGCGCCTTGTTTCCATAAATTAGTCAAGAAATTAGACATCATGCTTTTTACCGTTACCCATGTATTGGCATCATTAGGTTCAAATACATAAGATCGTGCTGCTAGTTTTAAAGATTGCTCGATCATGATTAAAGTTCTTCTAACATTAATGTAGCGCCAATCCTGACTATTGCCATCTAAAGTTCTGGCACCCCAAACTAAAGTTCCGATTCCTGGAAAAGTACGGATAACATTAATTGATTTTCCTGCCACAACATCAACATTCAGACTCTCTTGCTGCTCGTTTGAAATGTTTACCGATGGAGCGTTTACCATACTCACAGATACATTTGCTGGAGATTTCCAAACACCGCGGCTACTGTCTACAGCGGTATAAATACCAGCCATTGCAGCACTTGGCGGAAGCTCATTCAATTTTGATCTGATTTCTTCAAGGATGTTAGTGTATGTTGGACTGGTAGCTTTTAGTGATTGATGATAATTTAGTTTATCATTATCCGAAGGAAAAATTACTTTTTCTGAAAGATCATTAGTTGCATTTGCTACTTTTTTCTCAGCAGCTTTAACCTTATCAGCATCAACTGGTTCTGCATTTTTAGCGGTTTCCAATTCTGCTTTTGCAGTTTCTAATGCTTTTACGGCCGTTGTTTTGGCCGCAGCCAAAGCCTCTTCTGCATCAGATTTTGCTTTATCTAGTTCTTTTAATGCATCACTTTGATCGGTATTATCGACTAAATCTGCCAAAGCTTTTTCGGCTTCTTTAACCTTAGCATCATCTGCAGGATCAGCATTTTGTGCCGCTGCCAAATCTGCTTTTGCTTTATCGATAGCTATTTTTTTGGTGTTGGCTTCCAAAAATTTGGCATCTTCAAATGCTTTTTCTGCCTTTTCAACATCCTTTATTGCTTTGTATACAGCAGGCGGATTGTCTTCTGCGGCTTCTATTGCAGTTTTGTATATTTTAATGATATTCAAAGCGGCTTCTTCTTTTTTCGGCAAAATAGTCGCTAGATCGATGCTATCATCCAAGTTTTCAAAAGTTACTTCGCCAGGCTGCACAACTCCCGATTTAAGCCACGGATAATAAGCTGCTCCGTATTTTAAATCATTCATTCCGATGCCTTCGCGAAAACTTTTAACGATTGGCGTAGTATCTTCAGAAGGCAATTGCTTTACCAAATCAAAAAGTCCAAAACGGCTTTGCATGGCTGCGCAATGGCTTAAAATTTTGGTGTAAATTGAATTGTAGCACGCTTCGCCTAACGCAATTGCATCTGGAACCACTATAAGCGTAGGCTCAAACTCTTTTTTTAGAATTTCAAAAGGATCCAATTTTGTTGTAGAACCCAAAAAGTCGTCAGCCTTTATTTCTAATGTTGCCTTATCTTTAAAAGTATCGACAGTTAAGATATAACAAGGGCCTCCTCCATTGGCATAAAACAAGCGAATAGAATTAAACAAATACAGCGTATTGTCTTTGTTTATTTCGACTACTTTGTTTTTCCCGTCAAGCGAAAAGGTTTCTTGTTTGATAGCTGGATTAGCATCCGCAATTTTAAATTTTGCTTTAAATCCTCCACCAAAACGCTCTACATATTCTGCAAATGAGGTAACTCTGGTTGGAACATTTACTAATGATTTGCCATTCCACACGGCTTTTTCTGTATAGCCGATAAAGACAGGAATAGCTGTTTCTACTGATACTGCAGAACTAGGAAAAGCGTTCTTCTCATCAATATAAACACCGGGGGTCATAGGGTTGTTTATCATAAATATGTGTTTTTGTTTAGTAAATAAAAATTTCTGAATAATACTTTTTATCGTTTTTATTCTCGATTATTGACGATATATGCCTTGTATCTGGAACCGGAAGCGCATTAATTAAAACATTAAATGTGCTTTCCTCTTCTTTATAATGATCAACTAATTTAAAATACTGGTCAGGCCTTTGTTTATGGCCAATTGGCAACACAGAAACAAAACTTAATCCTTCCCGATTATCAGGAAGCGTAATATTTCCAGGACCTTCAAATGCAACATCTTTTCCTATAATTGCTAATTGAGACAAATTTTTAAAATGATCACCAACAATTATATAACGCCAATAACTTTCTATCTCTCTAAAATGCAACACATATGCTGTTTGCAAATCATATCGCAATTGCAGCTCTATAATTCCAAACGGTTTTCTTAAAAACTTTTGCCCAAACGCACTTTCCTCAACAGTATCTTCGACTGATACAAATTCTTCATTATGTAAATTTTTAATACTAAATCTATCTTTTGTCCCTCTGAAATTATTAAAGTGGTAAAGGTCAGAATCCCATTTTTTTATTCCACAATCGGTATAATTAAAAAAATACGGATCGTTTAATACGATGTGAAACCGCAAAACAAAATCGTCCAGAATGTCACTTCTTTTGATGGTTTCCTGACTATTGAATGAATTAAAAAACAATTTAAAACCATTGTTGAATGGCTTAAAAAGAAGCCCCGATCTCAAAAAAAAATGCTGTGTGTTAGGATCTGGCTGTATGCTAAAACATTCTAATTTATTGTCTAAAAAATAGCGATGCTTAAATTCTACTTGTGTTAATATTTCGTATTCAGCAATCACTTTGTCTCTTAATTAGTT
This genomic interval carries:
- a CDS encoding GPW/gp25 family protein, which gives rise to MELKSFLGTGWKFPPSFSKETKNVTLVSDETDIAESLHILLSTDPGERLMRPEYGCNLRKFMFERHDASFVTGLNNTISKAILNFEARVDFIDAKVVTRNELDGVLHIEVNYKIIITNTRHNIVFPFYLLEGTNL
- a CDS encoding PAAR domain-containing protein, encoding MGAPAARITDMHTCPMVTPGLPPIPHVGGPIVAGAPTVLIGSLPAARVGDMLVCVGPPDSIVKGSSTVLICGMPAARMGDTTAHGGSIVLGLPTVLIGG
- the vgrG gene encoding type VI secretion system tip protein VgrG, producing MPAKSPLDISDPTLRLTIKANGSPIKDSYPVESVYITHELNRISYAEISLIDGTVESADFPISDSADLIPGNTIEITAGYGSDAETSIFKGVIVKQAIRINDGEPFALIITCKHKAVTMCYNKTEAQFSSKTDSAIMNSIASNYGVTATVDSTTAVSEAMFQKLATDWDFVLARADFNGFVIALDGDEMTIGKPKVDGDAVLRIGFGESILSFDAELSAEKQPTALQVSSWDIKQQSLLVSNAAEPSLNAQGNLSAKTLSGQLNQKELKLTSNTPLTNEDLTVWGNSSLLKIRLAAIRGVVSFIGNGTVKPNTVIELAGVGDRFNGNAYVTMVNHVLESGNWTTKVKFGLDEKFAYENKDFAYPNASGQLPPINGLQVATVKKIFGDPDSQFRILITLPSNAENQDGIWARMANFHATNKAGAGFLPEVGDEVIIGFLENDPRYPVILGSLYSTAKTAAATAADNNNYIKTIITKSQLKMTFDDEKKILKLETPAGNYITFSDDAKSIEIKDQHSNSITMDSNGISVQSSKDIVLDAKGKISLTAVQNVEIEAQMDVKMTGLNINNNANIGFVAKGAATAELSASGQTTVKGAIVMIN
- a CDS encoding CIS tube protein, producing the protein MALLKLKIEAFSDPECTSSVGDPIEAMFNPNTYTRKYKAQYNAPKVIGQNDRTLIFQALVGNDMTLKLIADGTGVVPLPKGVLDVDDYIKKIKQLTYSYNGLKHRPNYLTIVWGSLSMICVCKGLNVSYNLFKEDGTALRASIELMLSGTTDFVTVAKEAKKSSPDLTHMRTVKAGDTLPLMTFRIYGDSSYYMEVAKINNLTSINAIKPGDQLYFPPIKK
- a CDS encoding DUF5908 family protein yields the protein MPIEIRELVIKVNIVEDNKTADAVETQNLSDLKRQIIKECTERVIAKLEKKSER
- a CDS encoding phage tail protein; translated protein: MAYVAKTPPFFPAAFSFKVNVVGITGVYEGSFQEVTGLGAKLGVETIKEGGENRFEHRLPNPVKYDNLILKRGMVLNSGLITWARNSIESFNFITKTVIVNLLDETSAPIASWSFNAAYPVALKISDLKAQDNAIVIETLELSYSYFTRIF
- a CDS encoding phage tail protein → MADDGSTQSAATWPLVKFSFQVKWDDAELIFQEVTGLSSETQVIEYRGGSSKVYSTVKMPGIQKFGNVTLKKGMFLGDKALWDKYNIIAMNTYKRSTITISLLDEKNEVAMSWTLANAFPVKITVTDMKSDGNEVAVESIELAHEKLTIVK
- a CDS encoding phage tail sheath C-terminal domain-containing protein, which translates into the protein MINNPMTPGVYIDEKNAFPSSAVSVETAIPVFIGYTEKAVWNGKSLVNVPTRVTSFAEYVERFGGGFKAKFKIADANPAIKQETFSLDGKNKVVEINKDNTLYLFNSIRLFYANGGGPCYILTVDTFKDKATLEIKADDFLGSTTKLDPFEILKKEFEPTLIVVPDAIALGEACYNSIYTKILSHCAAMQSRFGLFDLVKQLPSEDTTPIVKSFREGIGMNDLKYGAAYYPWLKSGVVQPGEVTFENLDDSIDLATILPKKEEAALNIIKIYKTAIEAAEDNPPAVYKAIKDVEKAEKAFEDAKFLEANTKKIAIDKAKADLAAAQNADPADDAKVKEAEKALADLVDNTDQSDALKELDKAKSDAEEALAAAKTTAVKALETAKAELETAKNAEPVDADKVKAAEKKVANATNDLSEKVIFPSDNDKLNYHQSLKATSPTYTNILEEIRSKLNELPPSAAMAGIYTAVDSSRGVWKSPANVSVSMVNAPSVNISNEQQESLNVDVVAGKSINVIRTFPGIGTLVWGARTLDGNSQDWRYINVRRTLIMIEQSLKLAARSYVFEPNDANTWVTVKSMMSNFLTNLWKQGALAGAVPEQAFDVQIGLGSTMTPTDILDGKMLITVKVAIVRPAEFIIITFQQQMQQS